Within Topomyia yanbarensis strain Yona2022 chromosome 2, ASM3024719v1, whole genome shotgun sequence, the genomic segment attttttttaattttttcactgtctaacccccttaagagaaatttaaactaaataatcagaaagggttatgaggctatatctagggactaaagacgAATATTTTACAAGctttggtttattaaaaagaaaggaaaatattcgtcccgattttgtcaatgttccCGTTtcattcaccaaggggctgataaaacgggttttcactgtataaTGTTACAGTGTTTACTAAGAGCATATCTAAAGGCGTGCGTAGACTCTTGTATTAGGTAAGGCTAACCAACTATTCATGATTGTTGCTATTGACTGATAGACTGTACtttttgtatcgattttgttgttttGTGCTTCTTACGATAAAATGACACCAAAGAAAAACATAATTGCGGAAACCAAAGACGGATGAATACGTAGGGGAACATAGGGAAACTTGACtaagcgcagaattctattattggttataacgtgttctattaggttcttaatttttttcggaaatattttcatacttgtttcggtcccttaaggtaattttaaaaatttggaaggaaaaatcctttccttgtagaaatttttcctaattaataaatatgagttaaatgatgtaatttttatcaaactttgtatggacatatctattCGATTAATAATTACTTTTAAAGTACCCATAGAGAAGCTCAGCTCagtttctccgtggagaactccaGATCTAACTGAAGAGCCCAAGTAgccaaattgtccaaagtattttgcaatggtccttgcaaaccGGCAGCATTGGatcctgtaacagagaccaccccgtcgtctgcaagttgccttagcctgcatgaattggcaagacaatcgtcaatgtcaatcacgtaaaaattgtagagtaggggacttagacatgagcccttgggaagacccatgtaactaaatcgcaatgttgttaaatcgccatgcgaaaaatgcatgtgcttttcagacaacaggtttagcaagaagctatttaaaattggtgaaagaccatgctgatgcagctCCCTTTGCTTTTGCGggagccaaattgtgtatctgacagtaaaccatttgcttcgacccaagaTCATTTTCTCCAACAACTTCCGagtacaggacagcattgcaatcggtcgatacgagttgtggtcggaggctggtttacCTGGTTTGTAGATGGCGATGAgattcacttgcctccagtcatgagggacaatgttaccctcaagaaacttgttaaataagtttaacAAGTGCCCTTTTGCAGTaccaggcagattcttcagcaagttgaatttgattctgtctgagcctggggcgttattgttgcatgataaaagagcaagtgagaactccaccatcgaaaacggtgtttcgttcgcagaatcgtgaggagacgcggcgcggtacgtatTCTCTACCGGGACAGAGAccggacaaattttcttggcgaaagcgaatatccagcggtttaAATATTCTACGttttcgttggtactgtttcggtaaCGCATACGTCGcaccgtaccccaaagagtgctcatcgctgtttctctcgttgacccgtcgacgaaccagcgccaataactgcgttttttggctttcattagacttttcattcgcctttctaacgacgcgttctgttgatagctagcgagTAACCCGtgttcccggaaggccttacatgcagtggacttctccgcgtacaacTCTGatcactctttatcccaccacggaGCGGGAGACCGTCGATGGATATTCGcactgggtactggtttagtctgagctccTGCGAAACAGCTATAAACATAGAATGAAAAGCTACGCTGAACAGGAGTCTGAAGATAAATCCGAGTATTTAATgtagttttcaatttttggtcACATGTGCAACATTTCGAAGGAATATTCGTCTATCTTCTGTGAAAgcagggtttgaacataaattacaacataactcatcatcatgttttaccgcgaacgcacagtgggacggaatcaaaaaaaagCCGGAAATTCATATTTGggacgaaactattggttatggcactttaatgtcttcggaaagattgatttattttttagtAGTTTAGTATAATTTCGACAATGCagataaaaaataactttacaAGTTGATGTCAAAATTGCTAGTTAcgtatggaaagtttgtagacgaaatggTTATATAAATCATAGGGCGATCTAAAGGAATCCTTGGAATAATGTTGGGTAAAATAGACTAAcgttttaataaattatttgtattacgAAGCAAGAAACAATAAACCATTATGCGCAtaacaaacatttgaaatattgtaGTCCATTCCGTATATACCAACgttcaaaattaatattttttgttcttatcattctcataagtcatcagtgtcctgccaatcatcttcttcgtcattggatGATCAAAGTATTTCGTTGCTTAGAATACTCAGTTGTATTAATAATTCCAATTCTTTTCAAGTTGATGGAATTAGAGGATCAGAAGAcaccattaatttgttgaaaacgATATCGTGGCTACGTCGTTGAGTACAAAAAAATGCTTAGatatgttaataaaatatcaaaCATACACTTCAGTACCGTGAAAATTTCCTTGCTCGATGTTCTCGAAACCTTTTGATGTCCTTATACCGGCATTCTTGTGATTCTTCGGATAATGTACCAATAAGAATAATTGATGCCCTTATAATGTCTGCAGCATGAATTAAAAAACGGTGTACGCTAGATGGCATTTTATACCAGCCGTACAGCTTCACATATGCACACATGcattaagtgcttatatcttttgaataattgaagctagagttttggtgtgttcgaagaaaatgttcgtcttcaaaaactctgaaaaacatctgaaggataggttgaAAAAATGTAAATGTGTCCAAATTACTGAATATCGTCAGCGAGTGAATGTTATTTGATAAGCTACTTGTCGCCAATAAGTAGTGTTCCggagaacaagaagacggggcgcgtGAAGATCCGAAATTTGTTTAGCAGATCGCAAACAACAAATCACAATTTGTGATTTCGATTCAGCTTTTAGCTGCAATTATATTTGTTTAGATAAAAGTTATGCAGTTATACAATAAAGACTTACATAAATCGGTATTCGTTCAATTGCATACGCTATCTCCCGCTTTTAGTGCAAACTAACTCTATCGTACGCGAATCTAGGTTAGGATAAATTTCCAATTAGCTTATATTTTAATTATTGCGATTGAATCAAATTTACTTACAGTAGTGTTTCGCAGTAGTTCTAAGATAGGTTAAGTTTTACACTAGATATTAAGTTTTAACTAGTTAATAAATTTTACACTAGCCAATAAATTTTAGGGTTTAGGTTTAGAAATAGAAATTCTTCCGCACGCTGTTAATCTTTTCCTTTTTCTGATTCTGACACTTCTTCCTCTCTACACTCTAAATCTTTCCTCTCTCTAAATGTGTAAATCCTACTCGTGTATGTCCGTGCTCCCAGTTCCGACCATGTCCGTGCTGCCAGTTCCAACAATGTACGTGCTGCCAGTTCCAACATTGTCGGTGCTGCCAGTTCCAACATTGTCCGTGCTGCCAGTTCCAACATTGTCCGTGCTGCCAGTTCCAACATCCTCCCCCCCGTAACACTGGCCACCAGGTTCAGTTTTACGATCCACCTCCAAGACAGCCAACCTCGAGACAGGTCTACGCACAACCCCCCTCGCAGTTTGTACAATCGCTTGACGAATCTTCCCATCCGCTCCTTTGATGACTAACTGCACGCGACCTCGTTCCCAGCCGTTTCTTCTGTCTCCGTCCACGATGTACACCAAGTCTCCTTCGGCGACAGGCTTTACATCCCCGAACCACTTCGTGCGCTTCGTGAGGGTCGGAAGATATTCCCGAGTCCACCTTTTCCAGAAGACGTCTAGTTGAAACTGAATCTGATTCCAGGAGGTCCGCAAGGCTGCCGATGAATCCGTTGGTTCAACCGTTGGCTGACGAACACCGCTTGAGCTCCCCAACAGAAAGTGGTTCGGAGTAATGGCTTCACTTTCTTCGGAAGTCAATGGCAAATACGTCAAGGGACGAGTGTTTACGATCGCCTCCGCTTCTACGACTAACGTCTCCAAAGCTTCGTCGTCCAGCTTACGACAGTTGTTGTAGGCCGTCTCCATCGCGGTTTTGATAGAGCGCACCATTCTTTCCCACGATCCACCCATGTGAGGGGTCGCGGGTGGTATGAATAACCATTTTGTGCTCGTATTGGTGAAGGTTGCTGCAAGCTCTCCTTGTATTTCTTGCATTTGTTCCCTCAACAGTCGGCTAGCACCCTGGAAGTTGGTGCCGTTGTCGCTGTGTATCTCTGCCGGCGAACCCCGTCGACAAACGAAACGCCGTACGCACTTCACGCACGAGTCGGTGCTGAGGCTATGCGCTACTTCTACATGAACGGCTCTAATGGTCAGGCATGTAAACACAGCGATCCAACGCTTTGCGTTGCTTCTCCCGATCTTCACGAGTAGCGGTCCGAAGAAATCGAGGCCCACATAAGTGAACGGTTTAGTGAATGCGGCCATGCGTGCTGCCGGTAATGGAGCTATCTGCGGAGTTTGCGGCTTGACCTTATTTATTTTGCACCATTGACAAGCTGTTGCTTGCTGCTTCACTGCTACTCTCAATCTCGGTACATAATACTTTTGGCGTATTTCATTTGTCACGGTTTCGTGGTTACCATGACGAAACTTACGGTGGTAGTCGTCCACCAATAGTGTGGTAAACCTATGATTTCGTGGGAGTATGACCGGAAACTTCGCATCTAGGTCGATATTAGGGGCTTTCCCAATGCGTCCGCCGATCCGGAGCACCCCATAATCATCCACGATCGGAGACAACTGGTAAATTCTGCTGCTCTTGTCCAGAGGTTCCCACTGCTCAGCTGATTTCTGTTGATTTCGCGCTGTTATCGCCATTTCATCGGGAAATGCCTGCCATTGCACCATCCGTATCAATGAGCGTTCTGCCGATTTGAGCTCCTCCGAACTGAATCTTCCATTTACCGCATTCTCGCTGAGTCGCTTCCGTTTCAGGTTCCCCAGAAATCTATGCACGTGGCCCATGGTCCTCACCGCCCGAGAAAGCTTTGAAAATCGATCCAAATCGATTATCAGCATTGGCAGGATAATTCCGCGGTGCGCATAGCAAGGGCGCAACTCTTCTTCCGTGTCCACGGAACGAATTCTTTGAACAGGCCAACTTGTCTCCGGTTCGCACAAGAATTCTGGACTTTTGAACCACATACTGTCCGTTGTCAATTTTGGGCCTTTACCCCACTTGGTTGCGGCATCAGCAGGGTTAAATTTCGAGGGCACCCATCGCCAGTCGCCGACATCCGTTGTGGTAAGTAACTCTCCAATACGACAGGCCACGAACTGCTTATACCTGCGATGATCCGCTCGAAGCCACGACAGCACAGTAGCCGAATCGGTCCACAAGTACCTTCGCGCTATGGTGAGACTATGAGCTTCTTCCACGAATTTCATCAACCGCGATCCCAAAAcagctgcttgcaattccaTCCTAGGCACTGAGAGGGGCTTCAATGGAGCTACTTTCGCCTTCGCAGCGACCAACGCACATTCGCCTACACCGTGAGGATTCACTACTCGAAAATAAGCAGCTGCGGAGTAAGCTACCTCGCTAGCATCCACAAAAACGTGCAGCTGTAGTCCATCATAGTGTTCTAGGGTCGCTTCGTGGAAGTAACACCTGGGTATGCGCACTACgctaacttcgctgaagagtcTTGTCCATTTCAGCCAACGCTCAAAGATACTATCGCTGACCACATCATCCCACTCGATTCCCGATCGCCAGACGTCTTGCAGAAGCATCTTACCATGGATGTGGAAGAAACTCATAAGTCCCAGTGGGTCAAAGAAACCCATTAGGCATTTCAGCATCTGTCTTTTAGTTGGACGTTGGTTGCCTTCCACCAAGTTCTGGATCTCGTTCGTCATCGTTGTAGAGAAGTGAAGTTCATCTGCTTCCGTACTCCACAGTAGTCCTAGTACGCGCTCGAATCCACCGCCTTGAACGATGGTCTTCGTTTCAGCTGATTTGGTTTCGCCTAAGCCATTTAGCACTTCTGCACTGTTCGAATGCCAGCTTCTCAGTTCGAAGCCTCCTTCATCGTGTATCATGCGCATTTCTCGACTGACGCGCAAGGCTTCTTCAGCGCTCTCAAAACTCTCCAAGCAGTCGTCCACATAATGGTTTTCAATTATGCCCTCCACGGCGCGAGGATATTGTTCCCGAAACTCTTCagcgtttttgtttttcacaaATTGCGCTGATGCGGGTGAACACGTTGATCCAAACGTCGCCACATCCATCAAGAAGATCTCCGGACGGTGTGAAGGATCCGAACGCCAGAGGAATCGCTGAGAATGGCGATCTTCTTTGCGTATAGAGATTTGATGGAACATCTCTTTGATGTCTGCGGTAACTCCAACTTTGAACTGGCGGAAACGTAACAGGACCGCTGGTAACGAAGTCAGTTGATCGGGACCTTTCAGAAGCGCCGTAttgagagaaattccgctgacCTTCGCCGCTGCATCCCAAATTATTCGCACTTTGCCTGGCTTCCGAGGATTCGTCACCAGTCCTAGTGGCAGATACCAGACTCGTTTCAGGTCCGCATTGAGTAGTTCCTCCTTTGAAGCGAGATGGGCGTAGCCTTTTGTTTGGTATGCAGTCAACTGCTCCTGAACGATCTCCTTAAGCTTCGGTTCTCGTGACAGTTTCTTCTCCAGGCATTCCAGTCGGCTTATAGCCATATTGTAGCTATCAGGGAACTCAATATGGTCATACTTCCATAGCAGCCCCGTTTCGAAGCGTTTGCCAATACGAGTTGTCGTTTGTTCCAGGATACGATGGGCACGCTTCTCTTCTTCTGACACAAGCACGGTCACCGCCTTAGCCGCGACATCTTCTAGCGCGAAATAATCTCTCACTGTGTTATGCAGCTCTTGAGTTACAGTGCAACCGCATGAATGACAGTTCACTGTATGTGTTGTTCCATCACCCGTCTTTCCGCCGTAGACGCACCAGCCCAATC encodes:
- the LOC131679872 gene encoding uncharacterized protein LOC131679872, yielding MATSGNNETPQTPTGGVASSCANCDRPDSADNFVQCDKCDAWWHMSCAGVSESVEGRPWSCRKCTPDNVSIRTVSSATRAARLALQLEELEAKRVLEKQMLEAEKRHLSQMFQLRKAQLECEEEHTDRSRISKRQSIDQVRQWMEECAEQAEGAVRFSTNLETASLSMPQQASQFEGNTKDSCYPGRTVMPQVGQVQSPLRHPSLPNVLQRTSLSAVNPAGQYGYSVPGAGNYKQIQLVDTGAIPKGTNVEQAVVSVTHNPAGNPLPPVVPGKPPHNKNKVKAQLCCEDNIAQLTEQFGNIQIPSALLMNQKSDAVFPKNLTRNVCIEQVQPNPSFGTVPVPQGLLNMSTFVPTPSQLAARQVMTKELPPFSGNPTDWPVFISSFMTTTLACGYSSAENLTRLQRCLKGAAYEAVQSRLVLPECVPHVLEDLHFLLGRPELLIDALLEKVRSVGAPKSEKLESLIDFGMVVRTLCYHLEAAGQREHLSNPSLLTELVGKLPAHVKMEWGAHLKNCREVNLKTFASFMSSVMTSVGRVTMTKVNKPPEKTNQRTRGSINTHAANPVAAVVPDRLCYSCRKPGHRIQDCGMFKALPMEERWRYVNTNGLCRNCLNAHGKRSCRSKGSCGIQGCEYRHHPLLHAARNNQVLNGQHQHSVGNFTHRVLEQVILFRIVPVVLRGSKATIKTFAFLDEGSSLTLVEDKLANELGANGITKPLCLMWTGNVTRMESASKQISLTISAVNGNKEYEVEDARTVKELSLPKQTVSFERLVNQYRHLQGLPIASYEDATPRLLIGVNNLNLIVPLRTKEGLRYEPVAVKTRLGWCVYGGKTGDGTTHTVNCHSCGCTVTQELHNTVRDYFALEDVAAKAVTVLVSEEEKRAHRILEQTTTRIGKRFETGLLWKYDHIEFPDSYNMAISRLECLEKKLSREPKLKEIVQEQLTAYQTKGYAHLASKEELLNADLKRVWYLPLGLVTNPRKPGKVRIIWDAAAKVSGISLNTALLKGPDQLTSLPAVLLRFRQFKVGVTADIKEMFHQISIRKEDRHSQRFLWRSDPSHRPEIFLMDVATFGSTCSPASAQFVKNKNAEEFREQYPRAVEGIIENHYVDDCLESFESAEEALRVSREMRMIHDEGGFELRSWHSNSAEVLNGLGETKSAETKTIVQGGGFERVLGLLWSTEADELHFSTTMTNEIQNLVEGNQRPTKRQMLKCLMGFFDPLGLMSFFHIHGKMLLQDVWRSGIEWDDVVSDSIFERWLKWTRLFSEVSVVRIPRCYFHEATLEHYDGLQLHVFVDASEVAYSAAAYFRVVNPHGVGECALVAAKAKVAPLKPLSVPRMELQAAVLGSRLMKFVEEAHSLTIARRYLWTDSATVLSWLRADHRRYKQFVACRIGELLTTTDVGDWRWVPSKFNPADAATKWGKGPKLTTDSMWFKSPEFLCEPETSWPVQRIRSVDTEEELRPCYAHRGIILPMLIIDLDRFSKLSRAVRTMGHVHRFLGNLKRKRLSENAVNGRFSSEELKSAERSLIRMVQWQAFPDEMAITARNQQKSAEQWEPLDKSSRIYQLSPIVDDYGVLRIGGRIGKAPNIDLDAKFPVILPRNHRFTTLLVDDYHRKFRHGNHETVTNEIRQKYYVPRLRVAVKQQATACQWCKINKVKPQTPQIAPLPAARMAAFTKPFTYVGLDFFGPLLVKIGRSNAKRWIAVFTCLTIRAVHVEVAHSLSTDSCVKCVRRFVCRRGSPAEIHSDNGTNFQGASRLLREQMQEIQGELAATFTNTSTKWLFIPPATPHMGGSWERMVRSIKTAMETAYNNCRKLDDEALETLVVEAEAIVNTRPLTYLPLTSEESEAITPNHFLLGSSSGVRQPTVEPTDSSAALRTSWNQIQFQLDVFWKRWTREYLPTLTKRTKWFGDVKPVAEGDLVYIVDGDRRNGWERGRVQLVIKGADGKIRQAIVQTARGVVRRPVSRLAVLEVDRKTEPGGQCYGGEDVGTGSTDNVGTGSTDNVGTGSTDNVGTGSTYIVGTGSTDMVGTGSTDIHE